In Peromyscus eremicus chromosome X, PerEre_H2_v1, whole genome shotgun sequence, the sequence CTGGAGGACAGCATTCCACAGGATATAAGTTCTAGAGGGACAGGTATTCAGGTGCATTCTACTCAAAGCAGTGCTCAGCGTAGTGTGTGCTTGATGGACATTTGGTCCATTATCACTTgtcagccttttggctaagatgaAGTTTTGTGTCTATTCCTAATCAGTTTACTATCTGACACGTCCTTTATCTGAGGAAAATGTattaaatgagtttttttttttataacaaggaGATGGAATAGCTGGCTCTGTCCACTCCATGCAGGAATCTAGTATTACGGGACCCCTACGAATTAGTTCCTTTGGGAGGGATTTTAAAAATGGGTATGATATCTCTTGTGTAGATGATATCGATCTATCCATGGCCTTCTGGCTTATAGATTAAGAATGAATGTCTCTTGTTCTCCCAAGTTCTACTTCATTAAGCTCTCAGCTCTTGAGAAATTTTCATTCTAGCTATACATGAATGAAATCCTAAAACCTAGAGGCTACCCTTTGACCAAATCCTAAAGTCCATGCCCTAGCCCCTTCTATTCTGGTTGCAAAGACCACTTTCTCTTGCTCATTGTAACTCAGGCACTGATTGCCTATTTTGGGTCACTGACTTAAAATATACACTTAGGGGTGGGGAAATATAGAGCTCAGTAAAGTTGGTAAAGGACTGAAGTTAACAGTTTCTTTGTAAAGTGGGAAAAGCAATAGGACAGCTAAAAAATAGACCTGCTTCATATGATTAAATGAGTCAGAATGGTCACAACAGCTCCTGCCACTTAAGAAATACTCAGAATTAGAAGATGTTTATTATTGCCATTTCCACCTTACTGGGATATGTGAGGTTTGTATTTTTGAAAAGGCCTAGCATATAAGTACTTCATCAACACTAACCTCTGGTTGAGGGGCTTAAATATATAGGGTGCTATAGGATAAGTGGACCCATAGGAAATTACCAATATTCAGCcatctttaaacatttatttatttattcattcattcattcattcattcattcatttatttatttattttcagagctgaggaccaaacccagggccttgcacttgctaggcaagcgctctaccactgagctaaattcccaaccccatttttaaacttttataaatAGCACTTCCCAAGGGTACAATTTAACAGACAGGGTGATTAGGTAATGTTTCCCAAACAAGTAGGTGAGGCCAATTACTCATTTGGAAATAAAGTCAAAAACCTTGGATGAAGTGATGGTGATGGATCCTGCTCTGATTAGATTTGGAGGAAGGGCCTTCTAGGTAGTGGGAGCAGCAAATACCAAAGCCCTTTGTTGGGAAGGAACTTCACATACTCTAAAGAATAGGAAAagggggggagctggagagatggctcagaggttaagagcactaactgttcttccagaggtcctgagttcgattcccagcaaccacatggtggctcacaaccatctgtaacgagatcttgtgccctcttctggcctgcagtcatacatgctgtatacgaagtaaataaataaatcttaaaaaaaaaaaaaaagaataggaaaaggaTTTTAGTGAGGAGTAAGAAATTGGTCTGAGGGCAGATTAGAGACTAGATCATATGGAGCCAGCATATATGTTTATGAAGCAACAGGAAGCCCTTATTGACATCTCCTTTTCCTCAGAACCCAGACTTTCATGGTTATGACCAGGACCCTGTGGTGGATGTCTGGAATATGCGAGCTgtcttcttctttggtttttccaTCGCCTTGGTCTTTGGTACCACATTTGTGGCATATCTGCCTGACTACAGGTATAGGGGTATTCCAAGAGAGTAGAGTGggtagaggcagagacaaggggaaaGGTTGAAGGAGTCTCTGGCCAGAATCCTTGCCCTGCACTGGTGGGGAATGGGGTGCTGAGGTGGAGAACTAGTGTCTAGTGAGGCTCTCTCATATCAGACCACACCTGTTACTGCTTCTAGGATGCAAGAGTGGGCCCGCCGGGAAGCTGAGAGACTTGTGAAATATCGAGAAGCCAACGGCCTCCCCATCATGGAATCCAACTGTTTTGATCAGATCCCATTACCTGGGGGTAACTACAAAGACTTAAAATCCTGAGAGTAAGCTCAGCACATGGCCTGACCTCTAGAACCACCTATCTGCCATGCGGTTCACTGCTAGTGGGACTAAGAACTCAGACTAGGGGTGAAAGTTTCCTCAAGTCTTCAGCCTCTTCCCTTCCACAGTGTGGtaaaagcaaaacagaatttGGAAGCGCTAAGTCTGGTCCTCTAGTCTAAATCTCAGGGCTCTGTTTGCTTTTTTCACTCCCCAAGACAAGCTGGCAATAATCCTATGTTCTagagtttctactgttgtgataaaacatcatggcaACAACTGAACAGTGTTCCAAGAGAGACTTTGCAGCACTGGGTCATAAATGGGATATCTTTACCAAACTTGTCCCCTCAAGACTCAAGGATattctcagaagaggaggcagaaatactgtaagagccagaggtgttggagGACGCAaaggaaacagtatcttctagacacaacaagGCTGATAtgcataggaactcacagagactgtgacagcacataTAAGACCTGCAAAAATTCAAGccaaacaaaatcccaacatgaaggggaagtggacacaaagtcccaccccttaGCAAGAAGCTATAGGCAATTGATAGCTTTTGGGAAAGGTAAAATCCATTTTCTACTATGGAGTGTCACTGTATGTTTCCGAAGCACTCCAGGGcaagccccatgcccaggagtagtttgGCCAACATAAAATGGACTCTGTTTttatgtgctttttgttttgttttgttatcatttgtcttattatttatatttttgttgttccTTGACTgtcagttttagttttttttttcttttttgagagagagagagagcacccgaGTGAGTGCaatttgggtgggtagggaggatctgggaagaatttGGGATAGGGAATGGATATGGTCAAagtatactgtatgaaaaaaaataaagaaaagctacCATGACTAACAGCAACTTggcaaggaaagggtttgtttcagcttataaACCTGAAATCACActtcatcactgagagaagtcagggcaggaacccggagacaggaactgaagcccaAGCCATGGAGAattattgcttactggcttgttctctagggcttgctcagcctgctttcttatacaacccaggaccagctATCTATGGGTAGCACCACCGACAATGGGCtgtgcccttccacatcaattgttaatcaagaaaatgccctgccaggcggtggtggcacatgtacTTGGGAGgaagtcccagcacttaggaggcagaggcaggcgggtctctgcgagtttgaggccagcctggtctatggatcaagttccaaagctacacagcgaaatcctgtctggaaaaaaaagaagaaaagaaaagaaaatgccccacagacttggtTACAGGAAACCTGATGAaatcattttctcaactgaggttcctttttCCAGacaactgtagcttgtgtcaagttgacaaaaaaactaattAGCACAAATATTAAAATAGCAATGTTCAGACATGGTAGGTACTTGACTCAAATGTTTTACTTCAGTAGAGAAGTGGTGGATATCAATAACACTGAGTCCCTTGCAAAAAACCATCATCAAATGCTGCTACAGGGTGGGCAAGAttactcagcaggtaaaggtgcttgcctgtaagcctgatggtctgagtttgagtcctgggACTtgcaatggaaggagagaactaagtcccacaagttgttctcgggcctcacaaataagtaaataagtgaagtataaaagaatttttaaaattaatgcaaCAGACTTGGCTCCAAGAGGCCTTGTTACTTAAAAGGGACAAGTGCTCAgcctctgtgctggctagttttatgtcaacttgacacacaaactagagttttCTGAAAggggggaacctcaattgagaaaatgcctccataggatctggctgtaaagttttttttgttttattttcgagataggatttttctgtgtaacagctctagctgtcctggaacttgctctgtagaccagtctggcctcgcattcacagagatccacctgcctctgtctcctgagtgctgggattataggtgtgtgctgccaccacccagcttgtttaGTATCTTATATAGAGATAGATTGTTGGGATAATGAGTGTCACATTCCCCAACAAGTTCTTGAGAGGACACTTCCAAGCAGATGGAGTTAACAGTTTAGATTACTGGATATGGGTGCACTGAGCTTGTTTGCCCAGTAGGTGGCAACATTATAAAAGGTTTTATTTCTCCTGATTTACCAGGATACCTTAAAGCATTGATTCTCAAACTGTGGATCATGACCCCCTTTGGGGggatcgaatgaccctttcacaggggccacctaacaccattggaaaacacagatatttacattatgattcacaacagtagcaaaattgcagttatgatttagcaatgaaaataattttatatgctgggcggtggtggtgcacacctttaatcccagcactcagaaggcagagccaggtggatctctgtgagttcgagtggtctacaaagtgagttccaggaaaggtgcaaagctacacagagaaaccctgtctcaaaaaaccaaaacaagaagaaaaaaaaaaaaaagaaagagaaaataattttatggtcgaggtcactacaacatgtggaactgtattaaagagtcacagcattaggaaggttgagaaccactgccttaaaagGATGTGGGTATACCCTAATTGGATGTGACCAATCTTACttattgtggtttgaaagaaaatggccctcaaagggagcactattaggaggtgtggccttgttggagtaggtgtggtcttgttgaaggaaatgtgtcactgtggaggtaggctttgagggcTTATGGATGTTCAAGCCACGCCCATTGAGACAGTTCACgtctgttgcctttggatcaagatgtaggattctcagctccagtaccattcctgcttgcatgctgccatgtcccaccatggtgataatggactgaacctctgaaactgtagcctccacctcagttaaatgtttctcctttgtaagagttgccatggccatggtgtttcttcacagcaatagaaaccctaagaaactTATGAAGGCCACTATTCCTGAATCTATTCTGCATTGTTGACATAAATCTGgatatgttctttttttattgttgtttttgaaacaagatctcactatgtagccttggctggcctggactcaTAGTCTTTGCCTCCatagtgttaggattaaagttgtacacTACCATAGTCAATCTGGGCATGTTCTTAAAGCTTGTGGGTAAGGTACTTCAGTTTCTtggccttattttttttctataagaagcccatgccgggcagtggtggcgcacgcctttaatcccagcactcaggaggcagaggcaggtggatctctgtgagttcaaggccagcctgatctacagagcgagatccaggacaggcatcaaaactatacagagaaaccctatctcgaaaaaccaaaaaagaagccCACTTGCAATATAATATTATAGTTAATATTGCCATATTCCGGCTATGCCTTCAATCCAATCTAAGTTCCTTTCAGGACCCAGCTGGTTCTACTGAGATCAGTCTATACCCTGCTCCAAGTTATTCCATATTGTGTAAAAGTCTTTTCAGACTGTAAATTGCTCTGAAAGACTTCATTAAAGATTTCAATATATTGTTATtgtttgtatggtgtgtgtgtgtgtgtgtgtgtgtgtgtgtgtgtgtgtgtgtgtgtgtgtgaaggtaggagcatacatgccacagtgtgaagagctggttctttccttctaccatgggaTCCTGGAGTAGAATATAGGTTGTCAGGTTTGTATGGCAGACACTTTTACCTGATAGCTATCTTGCTAGTCAGAGAGAGTCCATCTTACAAGCAACTTTGGAGTTCATTTTGAGAGGGAGGATAACTCTGCACCTGGGTGGAAAAATGAATGGTACCATATGTCTGGTACTACCCACATAGCACAAACCATAAGCAGCTTATTCCTAGGAGTGGAAAGGGTGCCACTCTATGAACTTGTTGAGTGAACTGGAACTGTAGGGGCACATGAGCATATTAAAATTACATCAGAATGCTAGGCCCCAAGAACTTAGTGGCCACATCAGACCAAGGAAAAAGTGTAACTACTTCACCCAGATTCCATAGAGAGGTGGACACTGCagttgtttgaataagaatagcccccataggcttatatatttgaatgcttggtcatcagtgAGTGGTACTACTTACaaggattagaaggtatggccttgttggggtaattgtggccttgttggaaggaagtgtgtcactgggggtgtgagctttgaggtttcagaggctcaagccaggcccagtggctcgctctctctctctctctctctctctctctctctctctctctctctctctctctctctctctctctctcctgcctgcagatttgaatgtagaactttcagctacttttccagctcAATGTCTGCCTTCATAATGCTATGCTCCCTGCCAttatgacaatggactaaacctctgaaactgtaaacaatcCCCAATTAAATCCTTTCcttagcctggcagtggtgatgaatgcctttaatcccagcactcaggagacagaggcaggtagatctctgtgagttcaaggccagcctggactatagagcaatttctagaacagccaagactgttacacagagaaactctgtctctaaaaaaaaaaaataaaaaacaaacaaacaaacaaacaaacaaaatcttgtcctttataagagtttccatggtcatggtctctcttgaaagcaatagaacattgacaaagacagaaattggtaccaaggAGCAGGGTGTTGCTGTGATATGTAtgaccatgctgcttgttggTGGAATGTAGACTTCGGGACTCTGGATTGGGAAATCAGTTGAATGCTTTAGGCAGgatttaatgggccatactagtagtgCTGGGAGCAATGTATATTATGATGATCCAGCTGAAGAGAGTtcagaggaagggaagaacaTTAGTGAGTAGCCTAGAggctgttcttgtgatattttggcaaaaaatatggctgctttctgcccttgtcccaAAACCACATCTGAGGCTAAACTGAGGATTTTGTATTCATGttgttggcagaggagatttcaaggcaGCCTGATATTGACTTTGTCATATAgttattagtgttcactcttatgcaggcctataatgaaaaggaacaatctgagcaaggaaaaaatacaaaatgtacagtttaggAGAGAggaagcaccaggaagtgtaatggagctaagcccaatgttcaaggagataaaaattttaaagaaaagtctggtactaaatggaataaagggactGGTGACCTCAGGAAAAGACTCAACTTAGGttagcttccaacttgtgaaaaggaattaaagaaaaatttaagaacaacaacagaaagctgatgcagatgtaattgaaagagggggccatgttccagccccagcaagcaccagaacttggcagctttagccatttttttctgactttagagtcaaggatagaaaaaAGGGATTGTGGAATCTTCGTCCTTGGCTAAGGAAatctgctgaggccaggcacgtgtcaggggtgtccctgcatagaGGCCCAGAAAGTGAAGCTGTGAAAGATAAGCCATTAaagagactccaagatgttggagatgccagagccatgggatacctgctgaggagagctgctaacagggagtggaaccacccaaagagagagaagtgtgttgcagtcaacaaagctgaaagagttggagatctgaagagtgctttgacattaGACATGAAGATGTAGAGTTTggtgtttgccctgctggttttcagtcttgttttagtccagtatttcctcactatactcCCTCCCCTATGTTTTGGAacggtaatgtatatcctgtgtcattgtatgttagaagtatgtgatctgcttttttattttgattttacaggggattagtTAAGAGATtggcatgagtctcagaagagactggacTTTGAAAGAGTTTTATGACTGTGGTAGACtatggggatttttgaagttggactaaatgcatttttgcagTGTGGTATAGCTGCAAGCCTATAGGGACCAGGGAATGgaatggtgtctctttacagcaataggaCACTGACTAAAAAAGACACCTAGCACTGAGATGGTAACAGCCCTTTTTGACTTGTTATTTGGCTACTTGGTGTGTGCACCAAAGACTGATGAGCAGAGAACTTTTCACTGTCCTGGGAACTTAAGCTCCTCTTGGTCCTTCTGTTGATGGGGCTTACTTGAATTTACTGTTTGCTCATCCTCCTGCTTACCTATCCAGACCTGCCATCTGTTCATCCATCTGCCTGTTCATTCTTCTGGAGCTAGTTCTACCCTTTCACTTCTGTAGCTGGACTCAACTCTACAGCTCATCTTTGATCCTGTGGCTCAAATCTAAGGTTAGTGTCCAGCAGCCAGTTCTCAGCTTTGTTCAGTTGATACCTTATAAATACAGACTCCACTTGAACTTTCATCAgcttctgtgtttctcatttctgAAAAACTCTTGAACTCTGCTGTAGCCTCTGAACTCTTTACAACCATTCTATAACctttatatcatatatacatatgtatctatatacacacatacatgtatgtgtatacatatgtatttactATATGATGTATAATATATGATCTGAGAGTTAAAATTGGTAATAAGatggaataaaataatattatggctggagagatggcttagtagttaagattGAAGACAGCCCTTGTAAAGGACttaagtttggctcccagcacacaattgcctataactccagttacagggtaTCTGATGCTTTCTCCAGAGCTCTGCAGGCATCTTCACTCTACAGCTACACATTCcctcacagacaaacacatataaacataataaaaataaaaatgaaccacaCAATAAGAGGGAAACATGCCTAATACTAGAAACCTGGACAATTACCTAGagctaatgaagtcatggatcttgtaggagaacctacaactgctttactaaaccaacataatccCTAATTACCTACATTCTAAATatgtgtccttatacccacagataagtgtccTCCTTACTTACCCCTcattaaggaaacttctctttgcaacagatggaaaggaatatagaaaaccacaatcagtcaaaatacagagttgtggcacctagtcccagtggatacatctacaaaaagtcctacacctaaggctcagagatcattgcaAAACAGTGGACAGaaacattgtaagagccagaggaccagggagtttgctgtgaaattgtATCTCCTAGGAATATTAGAagttacacccataaagtctcaccaacatgactgctcaaagatgaactgaacaaggatgactccaATGGgtatgccaaagtggatggggaaaagcccacaagGTCTCAACtatatacaaagaactataggcaactgagaaaAGCTGGAATCAGGGGAGGTAGTGAAAGGATGATAAACGGCGCTGGTTGTGGTGCGCGGTGCTGgttactgctgtggatatcactctgtataaataaaatgctgattggccagtagccaggcaggaagtataggctggacaagcagagaagagaattctgggaacaggaaggctgagtcaggagacactgccagctgctgccatgagtaccaacatgtaagatactggtaagctacgagccaggtggcaaggtatagatttatagaaatgggttaatttaagatataagaacagctagcaagaagcctgagccattatgccaaacagtttaaataatataagagtctgtgtgtttattttataagtgggctgttggactgccagggcttggcaggtcccgaagagaaaactccagctacaggttaCTGcgtggaaaggtcatggtcatgacagaatccagtgttagatttcagagctttattaggagggaaagcaGGGAGGGGAACGAGGAGAGCCaggcttggagagagagagaaagatggtgggaaggggagcagagcagagtagagagagagcagagagagaggatggggtctgtgtctggctttttaaggtgcATATGTAGTCGTCAGCGCACACTGATGACACAAGACCCCAAACTGTGCATGTAcaagagtgagagcaggatcctaacagGTAGTCTCCCCCAAAATAAGCATAACAATTTTCAATTGTTCAATGTCAAATAAGCAGCCTTGAAAATATATATAAGTACCATTATACAGAATgtgcaggttatatttaggaatcaccatcaccaccaccaccaccaccaataacaaaataacaagaaatcaagtcattggtcattgatatttctcaacatcaaagatctcagttccccaataaaaagacataggttaaagaatggatgcaaaaacaggatccattctgcTGAAatcaagaaatacacctcaacatcaaagataaacattatctcagagtaatgggttggaaaaagattttcccaGCAAATGAGGCCAAGAATCAAGCAGGTACAGCTATTTtattatctaacaaaatagatttccaaccaaaattaatcaaaagagatagggaaggacactacatactcatcaaaggaaaaattcaccaagatagtgtttcaattcttaacatctatattCCAAATGCAAGGGTACACACATttctaaaagaaacattactaaagcttaaatcacacatcaaacttcacacattgatagtaggagacttcaataccccactctcaccaacagacaggtctgccagacagaaactaaacagagaaatattggAGATAACAGGTGTTATGaaccaaatggatctaacagacatctacagaatatttattcaaacacaaaataatataccttcttctcagcacctcatggaactttctccaaaactgaccacatactcaggcACAAGGCAAGTCTCAACAggtataagaaaattgaaataacccctgcATCCTATTAGACCACCATGAATTAaaattggatttcaacaacaaaagaaacaacagaacatctacaaactcatggaaattgaacaactctTTGCTGAATGATTACTAGATCAAGGTgtaaagaaagcaagaaattaaagacttcctagaattcaattaaaaataactgcaaaacatacccaaacctacgggacaccatgaaagcagtgctaagaggaaagttcatagcaccaagTGCCTccataaagaaattgaagaaatctcatactagtgacctaacagcacacctaaaagctctagaacaaaagagcaaacatacccaagaggagtagatggcaggaactaatcaaactgagggctgaaatcaataaaatagaaccaaagagaacaatacaaacaatcaatgaaacaaggagttggttgcttgagaaaatcaacaagatagacaaatccttatccaaactaactaaaaggcagagagataatatccaaattaacaaaatcagaaatgaaaaggtggaGGCatcacaacagacactgaggaaatccagagaatcattacatcatacttcaaaaacctgtactccacaaaattggaaagtctaaaagaaattAACACTTTTCTccatagataccacttaccaaagttaaatcaagatcaggcAAACAATTCAAATAGACTTATAACCTCTAAGGAACTAGAGGTTAAAAgtcccccaaccaaaaaaaggccCAGGGCCAGGTGGTTTTAGCGAAGAATTCTACCaggctttcaaagaagagctaatgccaattctcctcaaattattccacaaagtagaaacagaaggaccatttccaaattcattttaataggccacagtcaccctgatacccaaacttgatcatggtggatgatctttttaacgtgttcttggattcagttgtattttatttagtatttttgcaccaatgttcatgagggaaattggtctgtaattctctttctttgttgaatctttgtgtggtttgggttataagtctattttttattttttatgtcagTTGGCTTTTTTTCTGC encodes:
- the LOC131899639 gene encoding NADH dehydrogenase [ubiquinone] 1 beta subcomplex subunit 11, mitochondrial-like, yielding MAMSRTPVPQIRGKNGKVFPKPSLGKWKPLLTSPFPQNPDFHGYDQDPVVDVWNMRAVFFFGFSIALVFGTTFVAYLPDYRMQEWARREAERLVKYREANGLPIMESNCFDQIPLPGGNYKDLKS